A region from the Sphaerodactylus townsendi isolate TG3544 linkage group LG01, MPM_Stown_v2.3, whole genome shotgun sequence genome encodes:
- the SLC25A15 gene encoding mitochondrial ornithine transporter 1 isoform X2 — MRTNPVIQAAIDLTAGAVGGTACVVTGQPFDTAKVKMQTFPKMYHGLVDCFVKTYKQIGFRGFYKGTTPALVANIAENSVLFMCYGFCQQIVRRIFGLDRKAELSDIQNAAAGSFASTFATLVLCPTELVKCRLQAMHELKLSGKIVQGHNTVWSVVKGVLQKDGPLGFYRGLSSTLLREIPGYFLFFGGYELSRTFFAFGRPKEELGVFALYSGLKPTLIRAFPANGALFLAYEYSRKLMMTQFDKY, encoded by the exons ATGAGGACAAACCCTGTGATTCAAGCTGCCATTGATCTCACAGCAGGGGCTGTAG GAGGCACAGCCTGTGTGGTGACTGGCCAGCCGTTTGACACTGCTAAGGTGAAAATGCAGACATTCCCTAAAATGTACCATGGACTTGTCGACTGCTTTGTGAAGACTTACAAGCAAATAGGATTTCGTGGGTTCTACAAGGGGACCACCCCAGCACTTGTGGCAAACATAGCTGAAAACTCAGTACTCTTCATGTGTTATGGCTTTTGTCAACAAATTGTGAGGAGAATTTTTGGACTGGATAGGAAAGCAGAACTGAG TGACATCCAAAATGCTGCCGCCGGTTCCTTTGCTTCCACCTTTGCCACCTTGGTCCTTTGTCCCACAGAGCTCGTGAAGTGCCGCCTGCAGGCCATGCATGAATTGAAGCTGTCGGGAAAGATCGTTCAAGGGCACAA TACAGTTTGGTCAGTAGTGAAAGGTGTTCTACAAAAGGATGGTCCCCTTGGATTTTACCGCGGTCTCTCCAGCACTTTGCTACGAGAAATTCCTGGCTATTTTTTATTCTTCGGGGGCTATGAACTGAGCcggacattttttgcttttgggaGACCAAAAGAGGAGTTAG GTGTTTTTGCCTTATACTCTGGCCTGAAGCCAACTCTGATCCGTGCATTTCCCGCCAACGGCGCTCTGTTCCTTGCCTACGAGTACAGTCGGAAGCTGATGATGACCCAATTTGATAAATACTAA
- the SLC25A15 gene encoding mitochondrial ornithine transporter 1 isoform X1 — MRTNPVIQAAIDLTAGAVGGTACVVTGQPFDTAKVKMQTFPKMYHGLVDCFVKTYKQIGFRGFYKGTTPALVANIAENSVLFMCYGFCQQIVRRIFGLDRKAELSDIQNAAAGSFASTFATLVLCPTELVKCRLQAMHELKLSGKIVQGHNTVWSVVKGVLQKDGPLGFYRGLSSTLLREIPGYFLFFGGYELSRTFFAFGRPKEELGPLPLMFSGGFGGILLWTAVYPIDCIKSRIQVLSMAGKQAGFAGTFVTVLQKEGVFALYSGLKPTLIRAFPANGALFLAYEYSRKLMMTQFDKY, encoded by the exons ATGAGGACAAACCCTGTGATTCAAGCTGCCATTGATCTCACAGCAGGGGCTGTAG GAGGCACAGCCTGTGTGGTGACTGGCCAGCCGTTTGACACTGCTAAGGTGAAAATGCAGACATTCCCTAAAATGTACCATGGACTTGTCGACTGCTTTGTGAAGACTTACAAGCAAATAGGATTTCGTGGGTTCTACAAGGGGACCACCCCAGCACTTGTGGCAAACATAGCTGAAAACTCAGTACTCTTCATGTGTTATGGCTTTTGTCAACAAATTGTGAGGAGAATTTTTGGACTGGATAGGAAAGCAGAACTGAG TGACATCCAAAATGCTGCCGCCGGTTCCTTTGCTTCCACCTTTGCCACCTTGGTCCTTTGTCCCACAGAGCTCGTGAAGTGCCGCCTGCAGGCCATGCATGAATTGAAGCTGTCGGGAAAGATCGTTCAAGGGCACAA TACAGTTTGGTCAGTAGTGAAAGGTGTTCTACAAAAGGATGGTCCCCTTGGATTTTACCGCGGTCTCTCCAGCACTTTGCTACGAGAAATTCCTGGCTATTTTTTATTCTTCGGGGGCTATGAACTGAGCcggacattttttgcttttgggaGACCAAAAGAGGAGTTAG GTCCTTTGCCACTGATGTTCAGTGGTGGCTTTGGTGGTATCCTCTTGTGGACAGCTGTCTATCCAATCGATTGTATTAAATCTAGAATCCAGGTGCTCTCCATGGCTGGAAAACAAGCAGGCTTTGCGGGAACATTTGTAACAGTGTTGCAGAAGGAAG GTGTTTTTGCCTTATACTCTGGCCTGAAGCCAACTCTGATCCGTGCATTTCCCGCCAACGGCGCTCTGTTCCTTGCCTACGAGTACAGTCGGAAGCTGATGATGACCCAATTTGATAAATACTAA